A region from the Mercenaria mercenaria strain notata chromosome 7, MADL_Memer_1, whole genome shotgun sequence genome encodes:
- the LOC123554556 gene encoding metalloreductase STEAP4-like, translating to MMKEQNRTIGILGTGEFARALAKRLYLSGYDVIIGSRRPEEAHISATDECLCNLRLMTTEECIESVSIIFLAIHAEHFKDLLGDHEDKLNGKIVVDVSNRDRPSKSNSNAEYLQTLIPQASVVKAFNVISAYALENDYNTSSRQVFIASNNDLARIDVSNIARAMNFTPIDLGNLVAARRIEKHPLLLFPDWGRPCGFTIVLFIIWLLYLIFIYYVEQTIYAWDQIFVKVLNKAICMTGITVLSVTYLPSSFAAIFQVYYGTKHIRFAGWLDKWLKNRKQLGLISFTLITIHVLMSTLIMSPTYLRSWYHSTKITIPYNMSRAYELENINWMTWKGEAACMTGIFSFTILCLVCVSTLPSVANSLNWREWRFVQSKLGHVALLLAVVHVLVMGIPGWLKNPKRIYKSITFLSSILPWLTLLLKLFFTIPYVDGYVTKIRKGWERKERRCQAKCVRQKKEDLGVMNAKDAANPESGLFPEYTIQMVSFDENE from the coding sequence ATGATGAAAGAACAAAACCGGACCATCGGCATACTTGGCACTGGGGAATTTGCACGTGCTCTTGCCAAGCGACTTTATTTATCTGGATATGACGTAATTATTGGTAGCAGACGACCGGAAGAAGCACATATTTCTGCGACGGATGAATGTTTATGTAACTTGAGACTAATGACTACTGAAGAATGTATCGAATCAGTTTCAATAATTTTCTTGGCCATCCATGCGGAACATTTTAAAGATCTATTAGGGGACCATGAAGATAAACTCAACGGCAAAATTGTTGTAGATGTCTCCAACCGGGATAGGCCAAGTAAGTCCAATTCTAATGCAGAATATCTCCAGACCCTAATTCCGCAAGCCTCAGTTGTAAAAGCGTTTAACGTCATTTCCGCTTACGCGTTGGAAAACGATTACAACACGAGCAGCCGACAAGTATTCATCGCTAGCAACAATGATCTCGCCAGAATAGATGTTTCTAATATTGCTCGTGCTATGAATTTCACACCTATAGACCTTGGTAATCTTGTTGCTGCCAGACGAATTGAAAAGCATCCATTGTTACTATTTCCCGATTGGGGAAGACCTTGTGGATTTACCATTGTTCTGTTTATTATTTGGCTGCTGTATcttatattcatttattatgttGAGCAGACGATATACGCGTGGGACCAGATATTTGTAAAGGTTTTGAACAAAGCCATTTGTATGACGGGAATCACAGTGTTGTCTGTGACATATTTACCTAGCAGCTTCGCAGCAATATTTCAAGTATATTATGGAACTAAACACATCCGGTTTGCAGGATGGTTAGACAAATGGCTGAAAAACCGGAAACAGCTTGGTCTGATTTCATTCACATTGATCACAATCCATGTTCTTATGTCGACGCTTATAATGTCGCCGACATATCTTAGGTCGTGGTACCATTCCACTAAAATAACTATACCATATAACATGTCTCGAGCGTATGAATTAGAAAATATTAACTGGATGACATGGAAAGGAGAGGCTGCATGTATGACCGGTATCTTTTCATTTACTATCTTATGTTTGGTATGTGTTTCTACTTTGCCGTCTGTCGCAAACTCATTGAATTGGCGGGAATGGCGCTTTGTGCAGTCGAAGCTTGGCCACGTGGCTTTATTGTTAGCGGTTGTTCACGTGTTGGTAATGGGCATACCTGGATGGCTGAAAAATCCGAAAAGAATATACAAATCCATAACATTTTTGTCTTCTATTCTTCCATGGCTTACTTTACTGTTGAAACTGTTTTTCACAATTCCTTACGTTGATGGATATGTTACTAAGATTAGAAAAGGTTGGGAAAGGAAAGAAAGACGATGTCAAGCCAAGTGTGTTCGCCAGAAGAAAGAAGATCTTGGGGTCATGAATGCTAAAGACGCCGCGAATCCAGAAAGTGGTCTATTTCCAGAGTATACTATACAAATGGTTTCATTTGATGAAAACGAGTGA
- the LOC128558221 gene encoding uncharacterized protein LOC128558221, with the protein MADFVRRLERLRRRQRVERVIPDRINPLEVLSRSEIRQRYRFHPESIVFLLGMIFNALESPTFRSSPLPPMISLLVTLQFFASGAHYLVIGDIHGVSKSSVSRAVRRTTAAICSLRDRYIKFPRNDAARAIHKEFYNIASKYRTKRYDWFPM; encoded by the coding sequence ATGGCCGACTTTGTAAGACGCCTCGAGAGATTGCGCCGTAGACAGCGAGTAGAAAGGGTTATACCCGATCGTATAAACCCTCTTGAGGTTTTATCACGCTCCGAGATTAGGCAACGCTACAGATTCCATCCGGAATCTATTGTTTTTCTATTGGGAATGATTTTCAACGCGTTGGAGAGCCCGACTTTTCGTTCGTCTCCCCTTCCGCCCATGATATCTCTCCTGGTTACGCTCCAGTTTTTTGCCAGTGGAGCCCATTATCTTGTTATTGGAGACATTCACGGTGTCTCCAAGTCTTCGGTGTCTCGGGCTGTTCGGAGAACCACAGCAGCAATTTGTTCACTAAGAGACAGATACATCAAATTCCCGAGGAACGACGCTGCAAGAGCAATCCACAAAGAATTTTACAACATAGCAAGTAAGTATCGGACGAAGCGATATGATTGGTTTCCAATGTAA
- the LOC123554558 gene encoding uncharacterized protein LOC123554558, which yields MDSSMCIRVFVLCAIMSAVVALPSLTYDCTSNDDVQISGFPANSYYYAMQNSTQCNVTASGTSISISGCSKDSEILVTYGSYSDMETYGLHGGKTVNAVKVTCNEIPAAGNTHNVSEIFSANLTIDETQSVDPSYNVTSDLSSYSVIVGDQITWTITFPVEYTLEVTQCTASPGTSYVLAEKVDLISSGGCHVSSELISNFTDNGDGTASATIEAFKFYNNDQVFLTCDLKVCPSGSTSCDTQCAGSRKREVGDIFKRSAPESETVGFYPKQVHNVLTVIDPSENSAMTVTPFGWSFVFTLTFVLCNRLTSVF from the exons ATGGACTCATCCATGTGTATAAGGGTGTTTGTTTTATGTGCCATTATGTCAGCAGTAGTTGCTCTTCCCAGTTTGA cTTACGACTGCACTTCGAACGACGATGTTCAAATTTCCGGCTTTCCTGCAAATTCTTACTATTACGCCATGCAGAATTCCACTCAATGCAATGTAACGGCCTCAGGAACATCGATCTCAATTTCGGGCTGTTCAAAG GATTCAGAAATTTTAGTCACGTACGGTTCCTATTCTGACATGGAGACGTATGGGTTGCATGGGGGAAAGACCGTGAATGCAGTAAAAGTTACGTGCAATGAGATCCCAGCCGCAGGAAACACGCACAACGTTAGCGAAATATTTTCGGCAAA CTTGACCATTGACGAGACGCAGTCTGTTGACCCGTCCTACAACGTAACTTCAGATCTTAGCAGTTACAGTGTAATTGTCGGGGATCAAATCACGTGGACAATCACTTTCCCAG TGGAGTATACGCTAGAAGTAACCCAGTGCACAGCTAGTCCTGGAACCAGCTATGTCCTGGCGGAAAAAGTCGACCTCATATCCAGCGGAGG atgcCATGTAAGCAGTGAACTTATCAGCAATTTTACAGACAACGGTGATGGAACAGCGTCTGCAACAATTGAAGCTTTCAAGTTCTACAATAACGACCAAGTTTTCTTGACATGTGATCTGAAGGTCTGTCCAAGCGGCTCGACCTCGTGCGAC ACTCAATGTGCAGGTTCCAGAAAGAGAGAAGTAGGAGACATATTCAAAAGATCCGCTCCGGAATCAGAGACTGTAGGATTTTACCCAAAGCAGGTTCACAACGTACTGACAGTTATTGATCCGAGCGAAAACAGCGCCATGACAG ttaCTCCATTTGGATGGAGCTTTGTGttcaccttgacctttgtgctCTGCAACCGTCTGACCAGCGTCTTTTGA